Proteins encoded by one window of Venturia canescens isolate UGA chromosome 2, ASM1945775v1, whole genome shotgun sequence:
- the Oscillin gene encoding speckle-type POZ protein isoform X1 → MVQFFNESRIHAKKYSTEYKWTLKDWSLLYETVYEDRIDSDDFYLNGTNGYTCKLSLRPTNDDWPLKITFSDTLNILVIKVTVSLLNFDSFDWIHHQPIDETYHYAFPYQSLRKGHLNYVLKEINCLDDTVTLVVKITIVTSFDIVTSSNETALSLKTLSQDSKNFSSNVLSNLNEKFRSNILCDVTLELGDSKIPAHKVILAAHSKVFEAMFTNPMKEQHENDIKVIDMEVEVFKEFLNYLYTGEVTDLDKMADEILAVADYYQVSPLKTICEVYMLENLCEDNAVKYIIFGDKFSCKALKDEALHFLRQSQTLLEKALIEESSETITCLKAILKNNTVEN, encoded by the coding sequence CTCCACAGAATACAAATGGACATTAAAAGATTGGTCGCTGCTTTACGAAACTGTATACGAAGATAGGATTGATTCTGATGATTTTTATCTCAATGGGACAAATGGATATACTTGCAAGCTTTCCTTAAGACCTACAAATGATGATTGGCCtttgaaaataacattttcagACACTTTGAACATTCTAGTAATCAAAGTAACTGTTTCCCTATTGAATTTTGATTCTTTCGATTGGATTCACCACCAGCCAATTGACGAAACCTATCACTATGCCTTCCCCTATCAATCACTACGAAAAGGGCATTTGAATTATGTGCTAAAAGAGATTAATTGTCTAGACGATACAGTGACTTTGGTAGTGAAGATAACGATTGTAACATCTTTTGACATTGTTACATCCTCTAACGAAACAGCGCTAAGTCTCAAAACTCTTTCCCAAGacagtaaaaatttttcatcgaatgtTCTATCAAACTTGAATGAGAAGTTTCGCTCCAATATTCTCTGTGATGTTACATTAGAGTTGGGAGATTCCAAAATTCCAGCACACAAAGTAATTCTCGCGGCGCACAGCAAGGTTTTTGAAGCAATGTTCACAAATCCTATGAAAGAGCAACACGAAAATGATATCAAAGTCATAGACATGGAAGTAGAGGTATTcaaagaatttctcaattatttgTACACCGGGGAAGTAACTGATTTAGACAAAATGGCTGACGAAATATTAGCAGTAGCAGATTATTATCAAGTCTCACCCTTAAAAACCATATGCGAAGTGTATATGTTGGAAAACCTCTGTGAAGATAATGCTGTCAAATACATCATTTTTGGGGATAAGTTCTCCTGCAAAGCATTAAAAGATGAAGctcttcattttcttcgcCAAAGTCAAACACTGCTTGAGAAAGCTCTTATTGAGGAAAGTTCAGAAACAATTACATGCTTGAAAGCAATACTAAAAAATAACACCGTCGAAAATTAA